A stretch of DNA from Shewanella sediminis HAW-EB3:
GGTGTACAAACGCTTACGATTTTGGAGATAGGGTTAACAAAACCTACTACGGATAAAGATTATTCAAGAGCAACTTGACGAATAAAAACAAGCAGAAATCAGTACCTAAACTACTCCATAGCCCTAAGAATTCTTAAAGAGATAAAGCTATAAAAGTATAGGTAATTCATCTTTTAAAAAATCGATAAATGTCGATACTTTGGCTGAAGGACTGGTTCCGCGATAGCACACAGCGCTGATATCTCGTTTATCATGTACAGTTTGCTCCTTCAATACCTCGATCAATTTTCCATTATTCCGGTCTGATTTGGTCATAAAGTCAGAGATACAGGCAATGCCAGCACCAGAGAGAGTCAACTTCCTCAATACTTCACCGCTGGACGCTACAACTCGAGGGCAAATTTTTAACTTTTTTCCTTTACCATCTTCAATTGGCCATGTATTTAATATGGATGGGCCTTCGAGGCCTAGCAAGATATGATTTTTAAGATCTTCAATTGAACTTGGGAAGCCATACCTACGCAGGTACTCCGAACTGGCTAATAAACGCCGTTTGCTTGAGCCAATATGAGTAACGTGGTAACTCGACTCAGTTATGGGAGCGACTCGTAACGCGATATCAGCTTTGCTTTCAATAATATCAATTATCTCTTCACTGTTTTGCAATTCAATGTTCACGTCTGGATAAAGTTGCAAATACTTCTTTATAATCGGGCAAACCAGATGAACTAAGACTGGAGAAGCGCCATTAACTCGCAAGGTCCCAGATGGCGTTGAGTCGTTAGTTCTGAATTCATGTTCAATATTGTTAACTGATGCAGTTATCTCCTTGGCATGGGCAAGTAATTTTAGTCCGTCATTAGTAAATTCTATCTTTCTCGTATTACGCATGATTAACGAGGTGTCTAGCTTAAGTTCAAGTCTGGACAAGCTGCGACTGATGGTTGAAGGCATTACACCCAAATCAACTGATGCCGAGGTTATTGAGCCAGACTCATACACTGCCATTAAGATCCTAAGCTCATCTAATGTAACGTTTTCATTTATCATGTTATGCCTTTGCAGTGTATTTTATCTATCACATAATTAATTAGGCCAATCGAGTTGACTGGCCCATTTTGTTGAGAAAGTAACCCAGTTTATTTAGAAGTAGTAACCCAGGTTAATGTTTATTTTCTTGTCCCAATCTCCGAATTCATCTTGTAAGCCTACATGGTTGCTACGTGAAGACCAAAGCATGTTCTTGCCCACAATAAAATCAAACCAAGCAAGGAGCGGTCCGTTTGCAACACTCATACCGGTGACGTTTTGGTAGCTATCATCAAAATCATCATGCTCAGGCATCAATACGTTAAAGTCGTTGTAGAACTTAACTGTGCCCCAACTTAGCTCTGCCGTTTTGGATACGTTAGCCGTAATGGCGGAGGCTTCTGAAGCTATCTCATAAGCCGCACCAACCACACTCAATGCCACCGCGTTTTGTTCTGGAGCTGTATCGAATTCGTATTTTAGGTACTGAGCCTGTACGTTCCAACCATTTAATGTACCATCATAATGGACTGCATATGCATAACGATTGTCGTTATTACCTGTAGCATTGTCATACATTTGGCCATACTCAACTGATGCGCCAATAGTAGATTTAATACCAAGGGTGTCGACAAAGAATGATTGACGAAGGTTAATCTGATTGGATTCCTCTGCCGTATATTCGGTGCCATTGACAGTACCTGTATAGAGATCCGCTGCGAATCGATTGGTCATTGATGCAGGGTTTTCTGCACCTTTGAAGAAAGCCACATCGGTTCGAGAGTTTTCACCATCAAATTGAACTGAAAAACCTGTGTCATAGTCATCCTCAAAGCCGACGTAGTACTGCAAACTTAGCCAGAAGCTATTAGAGATGAAGCCTATGTTTCCAAACGGTACCTTAGTAACACCAGCTCTTATCATCGTGTTGTCATTGGGAGTATAGTAAGCATATCCATGTTTAATCGCATCAAAATCAGCTCTCAAACGATATTCCATCGATACACCAAAGTCATCCATTTCGCCGTTAAACGAAAATGCAGCAACCTCAAATTTTAGATCACCTAGCTTGTCTTTAGATGCCTCGTCATAATCCACATAGGAGTAATTCACGCGGACCATACCGCCCATATCATAATTACTCTCAGCTACCGCGGGGGCACTTAACATCATTGCACTGCAAATCAGAGCAAATACACTTGTATTGTTCATTTTTAAAATTCCATGAAATTATGTAGGTAGGCCTTACAAATTTAGTAATGTGTATGGCCTATTGGATATACCAACTAAATGATTGGGCAAGTCATTAATGTCCAGCAGGAATATAGGCGCGGGATACATTTAAAACACACTGAGATTTTTGCGTGCCGTAATTGGCGATACACCAGTTACACGACAAACATCTTGGCTTATGATTTGGATCTTGTTTCCAGTTATTAGCTAGATTTGGCTCTGACAACATGGTCCGACCGAAGCCAAATGCTTCAACATTTTTAACTTCAGCAAGAATTTCTTCCATTAGTTTTGGCGAACGGTTACCACCTGTCACCATCATTGGAACATCCACATGCTCACTGATATATTTGGCATCATTGGCGAAGTAGGATTGATCTTTTTCGTCTTGGATTTCCGGATGGAACTCCCCCATTCCACGTACTTTATTACCACCACTAATATCTAATGCCGTGATACCCCGCTTAACTAAACCTTTAATGACATAAAGGTTTTCATCTTGGGTGTTACCGCCAGCTTGGCTACCCAGATAGTCTCGGCCATGTACCTTTGCAATGATTGGGTAGTCAGGGCCGACAGCTCCACGTACGGCCTCTAAAATTTCAAACGCAAAGCGGGCACGATTTTCTATTGGGCCACCATATTCGTCAGTACGGTCATTGTAATAAGGGAATAAGAATTGACTCACCAGATAATTGTGGGCGAAGTGCAACTCAATGGCATCGAATCCTGCTTTCTTAGCTCTGATGGCTGCATCGATAAATGCCTGAAGCGAATATTCAATGTCTTGCTTGGTCATGACTTTGTTTGGCACAGTGCCATAGATTGGATGAGGTACTTTCGATGCACCGTATACATCGCGGTGATCGATTCGATAATCACTCTGCGGACCAACCATAGCCAACTGAACTGCGATTTTTGAGCCGTGTTCGTGGGCATTTTCAACAACTTTTTTGTACAGTTCTATCTGAGAGTCGTCGTATAACCCTGTTCCGGCTTGACCATACTGATCTTCTTTTAAGATATAAGTCAGACCAGTGATAATAAGACCGACTCCACCTTCTGCCAGCTCGCGATGAACCCGCATTAAATCTTCAGTGGGATCACCATCAACCGTGGCGCGATATTGTGATGTTGCTGAACGGATGAGTCTGTTCTTCAGGGTTAAGGTGCCCAGTTTTGTCTCTTCAAAGAGCTTGCGCTTCGATGAATCGGCGTTACTGTTGGCGAATGATACTCCGACAGGAGCGCCTGCAACGGCCATTCCCATAAACTTGATTAACGTACGGCGGTCAATACTCATAATTACCTCAATTCTAATTACTATTTATGGCAGCTGGAATTAGTGCATCCAGTTAAGCTTGGCTTGTCTTTACTTCGGGTCTTTTGTTCATTCACGTGGCAAGAAAGGCAACGAGTACCAAGATCACCCGGCAGAGCTTTACGACCATGAATGGCTTTGAAGTAAGAGCTATCAATAGACTTGTCTTTCTTCGCGGTAGAGTGACAGCTTGCACACTTGTACGAGGTGAAGCTCATTCCGCGTTCTTCATTTTTATGATGGCATTGAGTACATTCCACTTGTGTGTGACGTAAGTGATCAAACTCAACAGGCTTGGATGTTTCGTGCATAGGTAGAACAGCTTGTGGCACTTCTTGCTTAAATGTATCCGACCAGGCTGGCATAGAGATGGCTGCAATAATTACAGACGCAATGGCTAATTTGGCTTTCATAAGGCTTCCCAATATTTGATTTTCACAAGTGCTGCCAAATTGTTACGGGCAGCACCTGATTGTCACAAATATTTCACCACGGCTCTGTTTTTGGCTCAAGGCAAGTGGCGCAAAGCACTTTTGCAGCAATTAAGTTGAGGCTTTTTTTCTATTTTTATTTATATAAACTGCATAATGACCATATGAATAATCTAATTAAAGATTGGCTAAACATGCACTTTTGTTCGCAAAATTTTAGTGCGATTCAACACAATGTATACCTTCAAATTGAGGTGTATCACAATTGTTGATTTTTTTGCGTTTTAACTAGGCATGACTGCTTATTGAAGACTGGGAAAACAAATTATTTTTGTAATTTTTTAAACAGTAGTAAATGAAAAACCCAACATAGACACTTTTATCCCTCTCCAGTAACGAAATATACTTATTGACTGAAATGTCGGTTTAAGGTCTAACCGCATTTCTAGCCTATCTTCACTTAGAAGCCTTTATATTACGCCCTAGGTAATAACAAAATATTATTACATTGATAACCATTGATAATTTAACGTTCTTGTTAGTTCACTGTACATTCTCTACATCGAAAATAACTCATCATCAAAACGGACGACTCATACTGTTTACTTCCAGATTTGGTAATACGTTTCAAAGGGCGATATATGAAATTTTTACACACCATGTTAAGAGTTACCGACCTAGGTAGATCAATCGAATTTTATACTCATGTATTGGGTATGAAAGTACTTGAAAGAACTGAGAACAATGATTACCGCTATACCTTAGTATTTGTTGGTTATGAGGATCAAGCCGGTGGCACCACAATTGAGCTGACCTACAACTGGGATACCAATCAGTATGATCATGGTAATGCTTTTGGCCACCTAGCATTGGGTGTAGAAAATATATATACCGCTTGTGACAACATCAGAGCCCTAGGTGGTAACGTGACTCGTGAGCCGGGACCGGTAAAAGGTGGCGAAACACATATTGCCTTTATTACCGACCCGGATGGTTACCAAATTGAACTGATCCAAGTTCGCTAATTCAGAGGAATGACAAGATGGAAAATGCACTATTTCAACCGATTCAACTTGGTAACCTCTCGCTAAAAAATCGCATCGTCATGCCTCCAATGACTCGCTCTCGCGCCGGACAACCGGGTAATGATGCCAATCAGATGATGGCAGTTTATTATGCTCAAAGGGCATCAGCAGGCCTGATTGTAGCCGAAGGCACGCAAATTTCAGCAATGGGTCAGGGTTATGCGTGGACTCCTGGTATCTATACGCCAGAACAGATAGCCGGATGGAAGCAGGTAACCGATGCGGTTCACGCCAAAGAGGGAGTTATCTTTGCCCAACTTTGGCATGTAGGCCGCGTAACTCACCCTGATAATATTGGTGGTGAGCAGCCTATCTCCTCTTCTGCGCTAAAGGCAGATGGGGTAAAGGTGTTTATCGACAACGGCACCGAAGAACCCGGTTTTGTCGATGTGGTTGAGCCACGAGAGATGACCAAGACAGACATTAAGCAGGTGATTGGTGAGTATCGCCAAGCTGCACTAAATGCAATTGAAGCCGGTTTTGATGGTATTGAATTGCACGCGGCTAATGGCTACTTGATTAATCAATTTATCGATTCAGAAGCAAACATGCGTACCGATGAATATGGCGGTTCTATCGAAAACAGGCTTCGCTTTCTAGGTGAAGTGGTTGAAGCAATGACAGATGCCATTGGCGCCGATCGTGTGGGCGTTCGTCTTGCACCATTCACATCACTCAACGGTACAGTGGATGCCACACCGGTAGAAACCTATATTGCCGCGACAGCGCTGCTTAATACTCTCAATGTCGTTTACATTCATATTGCTGAAGTTGATTGGGATGATGCGCCAGAAACACCGAAGGTATTTAAAACTTCGGTTCGTGAAGCGTACCAAGGTGTGCTTATTTATGCGGGTCGTTACAACGAAGAGAAAGGTGTTAAGGCAATCGAAGATGGCGTAGCGGATATGATTGGCTTTGGCCGCCCATTTATCGCCAATCCTGATCTGCCAAACCGAATCAAGAACGGCTACCCATTAGCTTTGCACACCCCAGAAACCCTGTTTGGTGGTGCAGAGCAAGGACTGACCGACTACCTGAAATACAATCCTTACTAAAGAGCTTATAAGTATTTCCTGGTAACTAGATTACTCAACAATATTACTCGGCTATAACACTGAAGCCTGCAAGCGAACTCCTACGGTTATACGCTATAGATTATTGCTATAGATAATTGCGATAGCTCATTGCGATAGCTCATTGCGATAGTTAATCACTACCGTAGGGGGGAGTGCGCTTTAGCGTACAATAATCAAGAAGAAAAACCATAATGAAAATACAAACGCTGCGCGGAGAAATCTATCTACTGCTGGCGACCTTGCTCGCTGGCGTTGGCTGGATAGCCTCCAAAGAGATCATATCAGAAGTACCGGGAGAGGTATTTATCACTGCTCGCTTCTTGCTTGCCAGCCTCATTCTACTGCCATTTTGTTATCGGCGTATTCTTGCACTCACTCTCAAGCAAGTTGTTTCTGTTTGCGCCGTCGGCGTAATTTTAGCCGCCTCGGTTCAGGTATGGGTTCATGCGATCTCTATCTCCAGCACCTTGGCTGAAGGGGCTTTTATCATGAGTTTGGCGATGATTATTGCGCCATTGGTTTCATGGCTACTATTTCAAATCCCCCCAAATCGTGCCTTCTGGATTTCACTCCCGATTGCCATTACCGGAATGACACTATTAACCTTGACTAATGGTTGGCATGTAGAGCCAAACCAATGGTACTTCCTGTTAGCGTCGGCGCTGCTGTCACTGCATTTTGTGTTTAATAAAAAAGTGGTATCCACCATTACCCCCTTAGCATCGATCTGTTTGCAACTGTTTATGGTTGGCATTGGCGGCGCGGTTTCGCTCACCTCAATGTCACCAGAAGCGTTTGAACTCAATCGTCATATTTTGTTTTGGTTTGCAATATCAACTGTTGTCGCAACTGCGCTGCGTTACCTAATGCAAACCGTTGGGCAGTTTTCAGTAAAAATAGAAACTGCATCTTTGATTATGATCTTAGAACCCATCTGGACACTGGTATTAAGTATCAGCCTGCTTGGAGAGCAGGTAGAGATACAAAAATTGATGGGCGGCGGGATTATTTTTTTATCCTTATTTGTCTATATCAAGTTATCAAAATCATTAATTACCCCTGAAGCTGGTAAAGCACAAATAAATACATCATAAACAGTGCGAGCAGTAAATAGACTAAGGGTGGAAAGCGGACCAACAAGCAACCCATCTAAAGGTTTTCTCGAAAGATTGCCCAGAGTAATGCTCCCCCCATAAAACCACCCTCCTCACCGTGCGACTCACGCAGTGATAAAAGGGCGTATCTAGTGCTCAACCTTTTTTGGCCACGGTGTAGTAGCTAACTAAAACTTTATAGCCAACCATGCTCATTTCTGTCGGATAGGCGGCACCTGTTACCAAGTGCCGCCCTCCTAAGAACCGGACGTGCAACTTTCACTGCATACGGCTCAAGCCTCCACTAAGGCGTGTTCTGTTACCCAGCACCCTACATCGCAGCTAAAACAGGTTCGAACCAAGAGTTTCTGCCTTGCTTAGCCCATTTCCGCTTACTTAAGTAAGCTTCGTATTCTGGGTCGTAAGGTATGGCTGCGCTTCTGATTTTTACATGTCTTTTTATGAGCGTTTGAGCTATTTGGACAAGGTTAAATCGACAATCCATGTTCGCTATTTTATGCCAACCATGAAATTGCCATTGTCCCTTACCGTCCAAATAATATTTACGCCTCACCCAGTCTTTACTTTTAGTTGGATGACGCCTAACTGCCCAACGCCATAACAACCAGAAAAGTTGATGGCCTACATAACCGAAAACTTGCTTAGCAACACTGTGGCGATAATAGTTCGCCCATCCTCTCAGTTTCGGATTCAATATTTTGATTAAATCGTTAACGGGGATTGTTGGATGTTTTCTGATGAATTCACGTAGATTACTCAAAAATGATAGAACGTTGTTCTTGCTCGGTTTAATGAGCAGTTTGCCTTTGTACTTTCTAAGATTGAATCCCAGAAAGTCAAAACCATCATCGATATGAGTTATGTGCGTTTTCTCATCAGAGAGTGTTAAGCCTCTTTCCTGTAGAAAACCAATTAGCTGCGGCTTGATTTCATTAACGAGCACTTCCTTCGAAGAACCTGTGATAACAAAATCGTCTGCATATCCGATAAAGTTGACTCTATTCCCTGTTTTACAAGCAATAGACTTAACCAACTGCTCTAACCCAGCCAGCGTCAGCAACATCAGCGTTGGGGAGATTATCCCACCTTGCGGTGTTCCTTCTGCTGTTTTGTAGAACAATCCTTTATCAACATAACCACATCCAAGCCATTGTTTCAGCATTCGCTTATCTAATTGAATGTTGTCGATGAGCCATTGATGACCTATCTTATCGAAACAAGCTTTGATGTCACCCTCAAGAACCCATTGGCTAGAGCACTTCATGCATAAACATTTGAAGCACTGTGCAATTGCATCTGCTGCGCTTCGGTTAGGTCGAAAGCCATAGCTATTGAGGTCGGCCACCGTTTCCGAAATAGGCTCCAAGGCGAGAAGATGAAGCGCTTGCTGCGCTCTATCTATCATGCAGGGAATGCCTAAAGGTCTGAGTTTGCCGTTTTTCTTGGGGATGTAGATACGCCTGAGCGGTTTGGCATGATAGCCCTTTCTACTCAGTTGATTGACCGCACCTATACAACGAGCATCACTGTTCCAAATGATCCCGTCGATTCCAGGTGTTTTGCTGCCTTTGTTTTGAGAAACTCTTTTAACAGCAAGCAATTTAGCTGATTTAGAGTGAGTTAATATCCACTGCAATGCTTTCGCCTTGCCGTGTTTACCTTCTCGGGTTGCTTTTGCAATGCGCATTTGAAGCTTTAATACGTGTTGCTTAACCGCTTTCCAGTTAATGGATTGCCATTGAGCGCTGTCAGGAGGTGCACTAACTTCGATTGAAGTCATCATTTGCGTTTCTCCTTGAATAAAGTTCTTCAAATCATCTTGCAACGGGAGACCAGCTAGAAGTCAGCTCGCTTTCGCGCCAGATAACAACCTGTATCCGCATCATTACAATGCGGCCTTCGCTTTTTCTAGCCTCCTTTACCTGCATTACTATCGGCAGCCTTCGCAGACCGCTTTCCCAAAGGGAGCAATACAGGCTTACCCTGTTCCGTATGTCGCGCAACGTCAGGTTAGATGCCCACTATAGTGCGGAGAGTTATTTGATCACGAAAGAATACTGTCCAATTTCTTTCCAACTCTCGTTGCCTTTTGGCCACAGCGTATAAACCACTTCCGCTGTTTCGCATATAACGCACCTTACATGGATTCACTTACGTTCATCATACTGACACCCTAGCACTTACCCGATTGTGGTTATCAGGAGGAACATCCTCTCACGATTCTGTTCCCGTCCAATGGACTTCGTTACATTGTCAGACTCGCTGCTTTATTCAGAGTCTTAGGGTCATCTGGTGATACAGATGGTTCACTCTTATCGCGGTGAACAGCGCTTCATACGACTTCAGGTCGCACGGACACTTTCGCGTTAGCAAGAATGAACTGATTGAATGCTGAAAAGTAAGCATGAAAAAGGGCTGGCACTTGGCCAACCCTTTATCAGTATCTTTTAAACCTATTACTCATATTCAGAAGAGTATGTTTCTTCATAAGTATGTGAGTAAAGCTCAAATAGGTTGCCGAACGGGTCTTCTAGATAAACCATTTTTGCTTGCTTGTTATCATCTTCTGGGTGGTAACGCATAATATCCATGCGTACTTTTCCGCCAAATTTTTCAGTACGTGCGATAACACCATGGAAGTCATCAGTTTGAAGACAAAAATGGAAGATACCGATTCGAGAGAAATCAACTTCGTGACGCTCTTGGCGCTCTTTCATTTCAAACAGTTCAACACCAATACCATCAGTAGTTACCAGGTGTGCAATGTTAAAACCTTTAAAACCTTCGCCAAAAACTGCAACACACATTCTACCTATTGCGGTTTCGCGTTCTTCTTCAACTTTGGTATTGCCCATCACTACTTTAAGGCCAAGAGCATTAGTATAAAACTCAACAGCTTTATCCATATTGCCTACCATTATGCCCACATGATTCATTTTCATATCTTACCCCAAATTCAGGTGACTAATTTGTAACTCGTTTCGATATGGTAATGATATGGTGCTTTTTAAATAAATTGAAATTATGATTAATTATCGATGTGATAACTTAAAATTATATCAGTGAGATAGATACAGACATCATCAGTTCTTGTAGTTTGTATATTGATTAGCTTGGGGATAGCAAAACAGATGAACAGGATGAGTATGAGAGATTGGCCAGAGTAATTATCTATTCCACATAAAAACACCCTTCTCACAGTGCGACTCATGCAGTGATAAAAGGGCGTATCTTCCAAACCTGCTTGGAAATAATGAGTGTATAGAACAAGGTCCGGACAAATTACATATATGGACACCTCACTTAATTCAAGCGTTCCTCTCCAAGGCAGTCTGATTGAATGCTAAAACACAACGCTACCATCGTCTTAGATGAGATTAAACAATAAAGCACGAGCCTAAGAGCTATGCTATTTATTCTTCCTATGCTCTCTTAGCGCCCTTCTTTTATCTTTTTTTAGCTACACTATATGTTAATAAAATAAATCTTAAAGGTGTCTTTGTTGCCTTAGATTGAATGAGTGAGAGGGATGAGTATGGACGGATTTATCAAATCCTTGCCCAAGGTCGAACTGCATATTCACATTGAAGGAACACTAGAGCCGGAACTGATGTTTGAACTGGCACTGCGTAACAAAATAAAATTACGCTATCAGAATGTGGAGCATGTACGCCAGGCGTATGAGTTTGACGATCTACAGTCATTTCTTGACCTCTATTATCAAGGTGCTCAGGTACTGCAAACCGAGAAAGACTTTTATGATTTGACGTGGGCGTATTTGCAACGTTGTAAAATGGATTGCGTTGTTCATACTGAGATATTTTTTGACCCGCAGACACATACCGCACGTGGGATCTCATTTGATACCATCATTAATGGTATTACCCGAGCGCTGCAACATGGCAAAGATCAATTACAGATCAGCAGCCACCTCATCATGTGTTTTTTGCGTCACCTGAGTGAACAGGATGCCATTGAAACCCTACTGCAGTCAGTCCCCTACAAAGATCAAATCATTGGGGTAGGGCTGGATTCATCCGAGCAGGGGCACCCGCCGGCTAAATTTAGTCGTGTGTTTGAACAAGCAAGAGAGCTGGGCTATCTCACCGTTGCCCATGCCGGTGAAGAGGGACCTGCCAGTAATATATGGGATGGCATTAAAATGCTCCATATCGCGCGTATTGACCATGGCGTGCGCTGTGTTGAGGATGAGTCATTGGTTAAGCATCTGGCGAAAAACCGTATCCCATTGACTGTGTGCCCGCTATCGAATGTGAAGCTCAAAGTATTTCAAAATATGGCCGAACATAATGTGGTAAAATTACTGCGCGAAGGTTTGTGTGTCACCATTAATTCTGATGATCCAGCCTATTTCGGCGGGTATATGACGGATAATTATCTTGCCGTAGCCCATGCGCTCGACGCTTCAAAGTTGGAAATGGCGCAGTTCAGCCAAAATGCCATTGAAGCCAGTTTTCTTGATGCCAGACAAAAGGCGGGTTTAAAGCAAGTGTTACTGCAATATGTAGATCAACAGCTCAGACCAATATTGTGAAATCAGCAAAAGTCACTCTACAGTGGGCTGTACTCTACTGCCAAGTCCCCCATCAAAAGGTATTCTCGAAAGATTGTTCTGAGTAATTATCTATTCCACATAAAAACGCCCTTCTCACCGTGCGGCTAACGCAGTAATAAAAGGGCGTATAAGAAAGCGCCCAACCTCTCGCTCAAAACGATAATTCGACCTTAGCCTTGCCTCCTGATGCAGCCAAAGTCGATTCTTTCAAGTGTAGATATCAATGCAAAAGCCTGCCAACTAACATGGGTGGCTATTAGTTACTGGCTAAAATTGTTAAGGAACGAAACACAGACAACTGTATTTTTTCAGATAAAATAGCTTGTTAGGTAACTTCACTGAGGTTTGGGTTTTCTTGCAGCAAATTAGTCAAAGGCAAAAACAACGGATGTGGAAGGTCATCTAATTTACACCATTTCCACTGCTTACATTTATCTGGTTCACTAACCTGAGGCTCACCATCTGTACAAGAGGCAAGGACAAATAACGTCACATAATGCTTATTCTCTTTTTCGAAAATGTCATTTGTAAAACCTAACTTCTTCATCGAGTCAACGACTAAACCTGTTTCCTCGAATGTTTCACGTTTTGCACACTCTTCAATGCTCTCACCCAATTCAAGATGCCCGCCTGGTGTGGCCCAAGTATGAGCCCCATGAGAACCGATGCGTTCTCCAAGCAGAATGAGGCCTTCCCGTAGAATAACCGATGCAACTCCAACTCGTACTTCTTTGTTCATTTTATACCCTTTATTGAACGGTCAAGTTGCCTAACACCCTTTTAACAGGCAAAATATAGTTGACTAAAACTGGAACAAAGTGACATAGGCCAACTTAACTTTATCCTTATTTAACAGCTTGTTATAGATTCTTAGCCAAAAAGTAAGTAGTGTGCCCTTTTGGTATGTTTTCTAGTTCACCATAAACACGGTAACCTAACTTTTCGTAAAATGGCTTAGCTTGAAAATCTAGCGTTTCTGTACGAATTTGGCTAAGACCTTTTTCTTTTGCGAAATCTTCTAGTTGATGCATTAGTTTTGATCCAACACCACTACCTCTCATTCCTTCTGACAACCAGAGCA
This window harbors:
- a CDS encoding LysR family transcriptional regulator, encoding MINENVTLDELRILMAVYESGSITSASVDLGVMPSTISRSLSRLELKLDTSLIMRNTRKIEFTNDGLKLLAHAKEITASVNNIEHEFRTNDSTPSGTLRVNGASPVLVHLVCPIIKKYLQLYPDVNIELQNSEEIIDIIESKADIALRVAPITESSYHVTHIGSSKRRLLASSEYLRRYGFPSSIEDLKNHILLGLEGPSILNTWPIEDGKGKKLKICPRVVASSGEVLRKLTLSGAGIACISDFMTKSDRNNGKLIEVLKEQTVHDKRDISAVCYRGTSPSAKVSTFIDFLKDELPILL
- a CDS encoding NADH:flavin oxidoreductase, with the translated sequence MSIDRRTLIKFMGMAVAGAPVGVSFANSNADSSKRKLFEETKLGTLTLKNRLIRSATSQYRATVDGDPTEDLMRVHRELAEGGVGLIITGLTYILKEDQYGQAGTGLYDDSQIELYKKVVENAHEHGSKIAVQLAMVGPQSDYRIDHRDVYGASKVPHPIYGTVPNKVMTKQDIEYSLQAFIDAAIRAKKAGFDAIELHFAHNYLVSQFLFPYYNDRTDEYGGPIENRARFAFEILEAVRGAVGPDYPIIAKVHGRDYLGSQAGGNTQDENLYVIKGLVKRGITALDISGGNKVRGMGEFHPEIQDEKDQSYFANDAKYISEHVDVPMMVTGGNRSPKLMEEILAEVKNVEAFGFGRTMLSEPNLANNWKQDPNHKPRCLSCNWCIANYGTQKSQCVLNVSRAYIPAGH
- a CDS encoding cytochrome c3 family protein, whose amino-acid sequence is MKAKLAIASVIIAAISMPAWSDTFKQEVPQAVLPMHETSKPVEFDHLRHTQVECTQCHHKNEERGMSFTSYKCASCHSTAKKDKSIDSSYFKAIHGRKALPGDLGTRCLSCHVNEQKTRSKDKPSLTGCTNSSCHK
- the gloA gene encoding lactoylglutathione lyase encodes the protein MKFLHTMLRVTDLGRSIEFYTHVLGMKVLERTENNDYRYTLVFVGYEDQAGGTTIELTYNWDTNQYDHGNAFGHLALGVENIYTACDNIRALGGNVTREPGPVKGGETHIAFITDPDGYQIELIQVR
- a CDS encoding alkene reductase, whose protein sequence is MENALFQPIQLGNLSLKNRIVMPPMTRSRAGQPGNDANQMMAVYYAQRASAGLIVAEGTQISAMGQGYAWTPGIYTPEQIAGWKQVTDAVHAKEGVIFAQLWHVGRVTHPDNIGGEQPISSSALKADGVKVFIDNGTEEPGFVDVVEPREMTKTDIKQVIGEYRQAALNAIEAGFDGIELHAANGYLINQFIDSEANMRTDEYGGSIENRLRFLGEVVEAMTDAIGADRVGVRLAPFTSLNGTVDATPVETYIAATALLNTLNVVYIHIAEVDWDDAPETPKVFKTSVREAYQGVLIYAGRYNEEKGVKAIEDGVADMIGFGRPFIANPDLPNRIKNGYPLALHTPETLFGGAEQGLTDYLKYNPY
- a CDS encoding DMT family transporter, producing MKIQTLRGEIYLLLATLLAGVGWIASKEIISEVPGEVFITARFLLASLILLPFCYRRILALTLKQVVSVCAVGVILAASVQVWVHAISISSTLAEGAFIMSLAMIIAPLVSWLLFQIPPNRAFWISLPIAITGMTLLTLTNGWHVEPNQWYFLLASALLSLHFVFNKKVVSTITPLASICLQLFMVGIGGAVSLTSMSPEAFELNRHILFWFAISTVVATALRYLMQTVGQFSVKIETASLIMILEPIWTLVLSISLLGEQVEIQKLMGGGIIFLSLFVYIKLSKSLITPEAGKAQINTS
- the ltrA gene encoding group II intron reverse transcriptase/maturase translates to MMTSIEVSAPPDSAQWQSINWKAVKQHVLKLQMRIAKATREGKHGKAKALQWILTHSKSAKLLAVKRVSQNKGSKTPGIDGIIWNSDARCIGAVNQLSRKGYHAKPLRRIYIPKKNGKLRPLGIPCMIDRAQQALHLLALEPISETVADLNSYGFRPNRSAADAIAQCFKCLCMKCSSQWVLEGDIKACFDKIGHQWLIDNIQLDKRMLKQWLGCGYVDKGLFYKTAEGTPQGGIISPTLMLLTLAGLEQLVKSIACKTGNRVNFIGYADDFVITGSSKEVLVNEIKPQLIGFLQERGLTLSDEKTHITHIDDGFDFLGFNLRKYKGKLLIKPSKNNVLSFLSNLREFIRKHPTIPVNDLIKILNPKLRGWANYYRHSVAKQVFGYVGHQLFWLLWRWAVRRHPTKSKDWVRRKYYLDGKGQWQFHGWHKIANMDCRFNLVQIAQTLIKRHVKIRSAAIPYDPEYEAYLSKRKWAKQGRNSWFEPVLAAM
- a CDS encoding VOC family protein; this translates as MKMNHVGIMVGNMDKAVEFYTNALGLKVVMGNTKVEEERETAIGRMCVAVFGEGFKGFNIAHLVTTDGIGVELFEMKERQERHEVDFSRIGIFHFCLQTDDFHGVIARTEKFGGKVRMDIMRYHPEDDNKQAKMVYLEDPFGNLFELYSHTYEETYSSEYE
- a CDS encoding adenosine deaminase is translated as MDGFIKSLPKVELHIHIEGTLEPELMFELALRNKIKLRYQNVEHVRQAYEFDDLQSFLDLYYQGAQVLQTEKDFYDLTWAYLQRCKMDCVVHTEIFFDPQTHTARGISFDTIINGITRALQHGKDQLQISSHLIMCFLRHLSEQDAIETLLQSVPYKDQIIGVGLDSSEQGHPPAKFSRVFEQARELGYLTVAHAGEEGPASNIWDGIKMLHIARIDHGVRCVEDESLVKHLAKNRIPLTVCPLSNVKLKVFQNMAEHNVVKLLREGLCVTINSDDPAYFGGYMTDNYLAVAHALDASKLEMAQFSQNAIEASFLDARQKAGLKQVLLQYVDQQLRPIL